One stretch of Candidatus Zixiibacteriota bacterium DNA includes these proteins:
- a CDS encoding twin-arginine translocation signal domain-containing protein: MDDKKTVLTRRDFLKGASCAALAATMGLPFTALAEDESPKLSRVVLIRDEKALTSAGKPNAPVIKEMIDSAVSRLFEVDKPSEAWKKIVGPKDIVGIKSNVWGPLPTPSEVEQAI; the protein is encoded by the coding sequence ATGGATGACAAGAAAACCGTACTGACACGCAGGGATTTTCTGAAGGGAGCCTCCTGCGCTGCCCTGGCCGCCACCATGGGACTGCCGTTTACAGCCCTGGCTGAGGATGAATCCCCCAAGCTTTCGCGGGTGGTGCTGATCCGTGACGAAAAGGCTCTGACATCTGCGGGTAAGCCGAATGCCCCGGTCATTAAGGAAATGATCGATTCGGCTGTTTCCCGCCTGTTTGAAGTCGACAAACCGTCCGAAGCGTGGAAAAAGATAGTCGGACCCAAAGATATCGTCGGGATAAAGAGCAATGTCTGGGGGCCTTTGCCGACACCTTCGGAAGTCGAACAGGCGATAG